One genomic region from Gemmobacter aquarius encodes:
- the dacB gene encoding D-alanyl-D-alanine carboxypeptidase/D-alanyl-D-alanine endopeptidase, which produces MVSRRSVLAGLLAGVASPALAEGLLVSPRPPVRDGVVATAAGSADALIAAAGLGGDVGFCLADARTGEMLEAVHATDPLPPASTAKVITSLYALERLGTAHRFVTRVVALGPVSGGVVQGDLVLAGSGDPELDTDDLGDLAAALAQAGVRGVTGRFLVAGGALPWIEEIAADQPEHVGYNPAISGLNLNYNRVNFEWKRDGGGYAVQMDARGERFVPLVRMARMKVVDREGPLFTYKARGGAEDWTVSRGALGKGGSRWLPVRNPALYAGEVFQTLCAAQGLRLPEPVEAGTVTGGMVLAQVVGDPLPDVLRRMLRWSTNLTAEVMGLSASGAGGLADSGGAMSDWARMRFGMQARFVDHSGLGAASRVAPVEMVRALVAAQGTPMGGPLKTVLRDLGMKGEDGAKIDSSVRVIGKTGTLNFVSGLVGYIQPPKGREMAFAIYCADTTRRDALSRDEREQPAGGKTWLKKARRLQGQLVNRWAGLYV; this is translated from the coding sequence ATGGTTTCGCGGCGGTCGGTTCTGGCGGGATTGCTGGCGGGGGTGGCATCGCCTGCGCTGGCCGAGGGTTTGCTGGTGTCGCCGCGCCCGCCTGTGCGCGATGGAGTGGTTGCCACTGCGGCTGGATCTGCCGATGCGCTGATCGCGGCGGCGGGCTTGGGCGGGGATGTCGGCTTCTGTCTGGCCGACGCGCGGACGGGCGAGATGCTCGAGGCGGTCCACGCGACCGACCCCTTGCCGCCTGCGAGCACGGCCAAGGTGATCACCTCGCTTTACGCTTTGGAGCGGTTGGGGACGGCGCATCGTTTCGTCACGCGGGTTGTGGCTTTGGGTCCCGTTTCGGGCGGGGTGGTGCAGGGCGATCTGGTGCTGGCGGGATCGGGTGATCCGGAGCTCGATACCGACGATCTGGGTGATCTGGCCGCGGCGCTGGCGCAGGCGGGTGTGCGCGGCGTGACGGGGCGGTTTCTGGTGGCGGGCGGGGCCTTGCCATGGATCGAGGAAATCGCCGCCGACCAGCCCGAGCATGTCGGGTATAATCCGGCGATCTCGGGGTTGAACCTGAACTACAACCGCGTGAATTTCGAATGGAAGCGGGATGGCGGCGGTTATGCGGTGCAGATGGATGCGCGGGGCGAACGCTTCGTGCCCTTGGTTCGCATGGCGCGGATGAAGGTGGTGGACCGCGAGGGGCCGCTCTTTACCTATAAGGCGCGGGGCGGGGCCGAGGATTGGACCGTGTCGCGCGGGGCGCTGGGCAAGGGTGGAAGCCGCTGGCTGCCGGTGCGGAACCCGGCACTTTACGCAGGCGAGGTGTTCCAGACGCTTTGCGCCGCGCAGGGGCTGCGCTTGCCCGAGCCTGTGGAAGCAGGGACGGTAACGGGCGGCATGGTGCTGGCGCAAGTGGTGGGTGACCCCTTGCCCGACGTGCTGAGGCGGATGTTGCGCTGGTCGACCAACCTGACGGCCGAGGTGATGGGGTTGTCTGCGAGCGGTGCGGGGGGCCTTGCGGACTCGGGCGGGGCGATGTCGGATTGGGCTCGGATGCGATTCGGGATGCAGGCGCGGTTCGTGGACCATTCGGGTCTGGGGGCGGCGTCGCGGGTTGCCCCGGTCGAGATGGTGCGGGCGCTGGTGGCGGCGCAGGGCACGCCGATGGGCGGGCCATTGAAGACGGTGCTGCGCGATCTGGGGATGAAGGGCGAGGACGGGGCGAAGATCGACAGTTCCGTCAGGGTGATCGGCAAGACGGGGACGCTGAATTTCGTGTCGGGGCTGGTGGGGTATATCCAGCCGCCGAAGGGGCGCGAGATGGCCTTCGCGATCTATTGCGCCGATACCACGCGCCGCGATGCTCTGTCGCGGGACGAGCGCGAGCAGCCTGCAGGCGGCAAGACCTGGCTCAAGAAGGCGCGGCGGTTGCAGGGGCAGTTGGTGAACCGCTGGGCGGGGCTTTATGTCTGA
- a CDS encoding SulP family inorganic anion transporter, giving the protein MTASVPLPQFLPKIVTVWREGYRWADLRADAVAGLTVAIVALPLSMAIAIASGVGPERGLYTTIVGGFLVSALGGSRYQIGGPAGAFIVLVAACVMATGVEGLILATFLSGFLLVAAGALRLGTYVRFIPYPVTVGFTAGIAVIIFASQLRDLLGLTLPGGEPAAFVAKVQALWAARGTVTPAALAVAAGVVAVIQGVKRWRPGWPGMLVAVGAASVLVAVLGVDVATIGSKFGELPRVPPAPALPVLDAGKLWAALPWALSFTLLGAIESLLSAVVADGMSGRQHRSNAELVAQGVANIGSALFGGFCVTGTIARTATNVRAGSRGPVSGMLHALFVLAFMLVAAPLAGFIPLAALAGVLAVVAWNMAEKEEFWQLLRSGRAEAAVLLVTFGLVVFRDLTEGIVAGFALGGLVFIARMSEAAEVEGEMPFATDDGDRVICRMRGPWFFGAAARLGSVLERIADRPREFVVDLTDVPMVDSSGVRSFLLLGRKLARRGGRLVIVGARPAVADAFRHHGVEARFLPDLAALDVSANSAGG; this is encoded by the coding sequence ATGACCGCTTCCGTCCCCCTGCCGCAGTTTCTGCCCAAGATCGTGACCGTCTGGCGCGAGGGGTACCGATGGGCCGATCTTCGCGCCGATGCGGTGGCGGGGCTGACGGTGGCGATCGTCGCCCTGCCGCTTTCGATGGCGATCGCGATTGCAAGCGGGGTCGGGCCGGAGCGGGGGCTTTACACCACCATCGTGGGCGGGTTCCTCGTGTCGGCGCTTGGCGGGTCGCGGTATCAGATCGGCGGGCCTGCGGGGGCCTTTATCGTGCTGGTCGCGGCCTGCGTGATGGCGACGGGGGTGGAGGGGTTGATATTGGCCACCTTTCTGTCCGGGTTCCTGCTGGTCGCGGCGGGGGCGTTGCGGCTGGGGACATATGTGCGGTTCATTCCCTATCCGGTGACGGTGGGGTTCACGGCGGGGATCGCGGTGATCATCTTTGCCAGCCAGTTGCGCGACCTGTTGGGGTTGACGCTGCCGGGGGGCGAGCCTGCGGCCTTTGTGGCCAAGGTTCAGGCGCTTTGGGCGGCGCGGGGGACGGTGACGCCTGCGGCTTTGGCGGTGGCGGCGGGCGTGGTGGCGGTCATTCAGGGCGTCAAGCGGTGGCGGCCGGGTTGGCCGGGGATGCTGGTGGCGGTGGGCGCGGCGTCTGTTCTTGTCGCCGTGCTGGGGGTGGATGTGGCGACCATCGGGTCGAAGTTCGGCGAATTGCCACGGGTGCCGCCTGCGCCTGCCTTGCCCGTGTTGGACGCGGGCAAGCTGTGGGCGGCGCTGCCTTGGGCGCTGTCGTTCACGCTGCTGGGGGCGATTGAATCGCTTTTGTCGGCGGTGGTGGCGGACGGGATGAGCGGGCGGCAGCATCGCAGCAATGCCGAGTTGGTGGCGCAGGGGGTGGCGAACATCGGGTCGGCGCTGTTCGGCGGTTTTTGCGTGACCGGAACGATTGCCCGGACGGCGACGAATGTGCGTGCCGGATCGCGGGGGCCGGTGTCGGGGATGCTGCATGCGCTGTTCGTGCTGGCCTTCATGCTGGTGGCGGCACCCTTGGCGGGGTTCATTCCGCTGGCCGCTTTGGCGGGGGTGCTGGCGGTGGTCGCGTGGAACATGGCCGAGAAGGAAGAATTCTGGCAGCTGTTGCGGTCGGGGCGGGCCGAGGCGGCGGTGCTGCTGGTGACCTTTGGCCTTGTGGTGTTCCGTGACCTGACCGAGGGCATAGTGGCGGGCTTCGCGCTGGGGGGCCTTGTGTTCATCGCGCGCATGTCGGAGGCGGCCGAGGTCGAGGGCGAGATGCCCTTTGCAACCGATGATGGTGACCGCGTGATTTGCCGGATGCGGGGGCCATGGTTCTTTGGCGCCGCGGCGCGGCTGGGATCGGTCTTGGAGCGCATCGCGGATCGGCCGCGCGAGTTCGTGGTGGACCTGACCGATGTGCCGATGGTGGATTCGTCAGGCGTGCGGTCGTTCCTGCTTTTGGGCCGCAAGCTGGCGCGGCGGGGCGGGCGGCTGGTGATCGTGGGGGCGCGGCCAGCGGTGGCTGACGCGTTCCGGCACCACGGGGTCGAGGCGCGGTTCCTGCCCGATCTGGCCGCGCTGGATGTGAGCGCAAACAGCGCAGGCGGGTGA
- a CDS encoding pyridoxamine 5'-phosphate oxidase family protein yields the protein MPRDPIQDATPDAIALARALLAQPHAALAVTDADGTPAISRIAFGTSPAGPLTLISNLAPHFAALAANPACALLLGEPGPKGDPLTHPRLMLKAAATFIAAADPARPALRDHWLATHPKAKLYIDFADFAFVRFTLVSAFLNAGFGKAHRLDPETLL from the coding sequence ATGCCCCGCGATCCCATCCAAGACGCCACGCCCGACGCCATAGCCCTCGCACGGGCGCTCCTCGCGCAACCCCACGCCGCCCTCGCCGTGACCGATGCCGATGGCACCCCCGCCATTAGCCGCATCGCCTTTGGCACCTCGCCCGCAGGACCGCTTACCCTGATCTCGAACCTCGCCCCGCATTTCGCGGCGCTTGCCGCCAACCCCGCCTGCGCCCTTCTGCTCGGTGAACCGGGGCCAAAGGGCGACCCGCTCACCCACCCGCGCCTGATGCTGAAAGCGGCCGCAACCTTCATCGCCGCAGCCGACCCCGCCCGCCCCGCCCTGCGCGACCACTGGCTCGCCACCCACCCAAAGGCCAAACTCTACATCGACTTCGCCGATTTCGCCTTTGTCCGCTTCACCCTCGTCTCGGCCTTCCTGAACGCAGGCTTCGGCAAGGCCCACCGCCTCGACCCCGAAACCCTGCTCTGA
- the acs gene encoding acetate--CoA ligase, whose amino-acid sequence MADTAQATGAYTASADFIAKAHIDAAGYERMYAASVADPDAFWREEGQRIDWIKDYATVKNSTFEYGKVSIKWFEDGTLNVSANCIDRHMATRANQTAIIWEPDDPKVPALHISYAQLLEQTCRMANVLKAHGVQKGDRVVLYLPMIPEAAYAMLACARIGAIHSVVFGGFSPDALANRINDSEAKVVITADFAPRGGKKTALKSNTDQALLHCKDSVKCLVVKHTGDQTHWTEGRDFDVKAEMAAAKPYCAYTEVGAEDPLFILYTSGSTGKPKGVVHTSGGYLVYASMTHKYTFDYHDGDVFWCTADVGWVTGHSYIVYGPLANGATTIMFEGVPTYPDAGRFWEVCAKHKVTQFYTAPTAIRSLMGMGTEWVEKHDLSSLRLLGTVGEPINPEAWNWYNVNVGKGRCPIVDTFWQTETGGHLITPLPGAIPQKPGSATKPFFGIKPVVLDPANAALQTAVEADGVLCITDSWPGMMRTLWGDHARFEEAYFSQYRGYYFTGDGCRRDGDGYYWITGRVDDVINVSGHRMGTAEVESALVAHAQVAEAAVVGYPHDIKGQGIYAYVTLMRGVEPTEALRKELEAWVRTEIGPIAKPDLIQWAPGLPKTRSGKIMRRILRKIAENDFGALGDTSTLADPSVVDDLIANRMNKA is encoded by the coding sequence ATGGCGGATACCGCGCAAGCAACGGGGGCTTACACGGCCTCGGCCGATTTCATCGCAAAGGCGCATATCGATGCGGCGGGATACGAGCGGATGTATGCCGCTTCGGTTGCCGATCCGGATGCGTTCTGGCGCGAGGAAGGCCAGCGGATCGACTGGATCAAGGATTACGCCACGGTCAAGAATTCGACCTTTGAGTACGGCAAGGTGTCGATCAAGTGGTTCGAGGATGGCACGCTGAACGTGTCGGCCAATTGCATCGACCGGCATATGGCGACCCGTGCGAACCAGACGGCGATCATCTGGGAGCCGGATGATCCGAAGGTGCCGGCGCTGCATATCAGCTACGCGCAACTGCTGGAGCAGACCTGCCGCATGGCCAATGTGCTGAAGGCGCATGGCGTGCAAAAGGGCGACCGCGTGGTGCTGTATCTGCCGATGATCCCCGAGGCGGCCTATGCGATGCTGGCCTGCGCGCGGATCGGGGCGATCCATTCGGTGGTGTTCGGTGGGTTCTCGCCGGATGCGCTGGCGAACCGGATCAACGATTCCGAGGCCAAGGTGGTGATTACCGCCGATTTCGCCCCGCGCGGGGGGAAGAAGACGGCGCTGAAAAGCAACACGGATCAGGCGCTGCTGCATTGCAAGGATTCGGTGAAGTGCCTTGTGGTCAAGCACACCGGCGACCAGACGCATTGGACCGAAGGGCGCGATTTCGACGTCAAGGCGGAAATGGCGGCGGCAAAGCCCTATTGCGCCTATACCGAAGTGGGGGCGGAAGACCCGCTCTTCATTCTGTATACCAGCGGATCGACGGGAAAGCCCAAGGGGGTTGTCCATACCTCGGGCGGGTATCTGGTCTATGCGTCGATGACGCATAAATACACCTTTGATTACCACGACGGCGACGTGTTCTGGTGCACCGCCGATGTGGGTTGGGTGACGGGGCACAGCTATATCGTCTACGGGCCGCTGGCCAATGGCGCGACCACGATCATGTTCGAGGGCGTGCCGACCTATCCCGATGCCGGGCGGTTCTGGGAGGTTTGCGCCAAGCACAAGGTGACGCAGTTCTACACCGCGCCGACCGCCATTCGCAGCCTGATGGGCATGGGAACGGAGTGGGTTGAAAAGCACGACCTGTCCAGCCTGCGCTTGCTGGGGACGGTGGGCGAGCCGATCAACCCCGAGGCGTGGAACTGGTATAACGTGAATGTCGGCAAGGGGCGCTGCCCGATTGTCGATACCTTCTGGCAGACCGAAACCGGCGGGCATCTGATCACGCCGCTGCCGGGGGCCATTCCGCAAAAGCCGGGGTCGGCCACCAAGCCGTTCTTCGGGATCAAGCCGGTGGTGCTGGACCCCGCGAACGCCGCGTTGCAGACGGCGGTCGAGGCGGATGGCGTTCTGTGCATCACCGACAGCTGGCCGGGGATGATGCGGACGCTGTGGGGCGACCATGCGCGCTTCGAAGAGGCCTATTTCAGCCAGTATCGCGGCTATTATTTCACCGGCGACGGCTGCCGCCGCGACGGCGACGGGTATTACTGGATCACCGGCCGCGTGGATGACGTGATCAACGTTTCCGGTCACCGGATGGGCACGGCCGAGGTGGAATCGGCGCTGGTCGCCCATGCACAGGTGGCCGAGGCTGCGGTGGTGGGCTATCCGCATGACATCAAGGGGCAGGGCATCTATGCCTATGTCACGCTGATGCGCGGGGTCGAGCCGACCGAGGCGTTGCGTAAGGAGCTGGAGGCATGGGTGCGGACCGAGATCGGGCCGATTGCCAAGCCGGACCTGATCCAATGGGCGCCGGGCCTGCCGAAAACGCGGTCGGGCAAGATCATGCGGCGGATTTTGCGCAAGATCGCCGAGAATGATTTCGGCGCTTTGGGCGATACCTCGACCCTTGCCGATCCGAGTGTGGTGGATGACCTGATCGCCAACCGGATGAATAAGGCATGA
- a CDS encoding tellurite resistance TerB family protein, producing the protein MSPQDALIAVMVACSASDENMRTAELVAIQRMVNHMPVFAGYDLDRIRRISQIVFDLFEEEDGLDALFGLIRDALPERLNETAYALACDVVTADGKHNEVELRMLEEVREELSIDRLHAAAIEWGARVRHMTP; encoded by the coding sequence ATGTCGCCCCAAGACGCCCTGATCGCCGTGATGGTCGCCTGCTCGGCCTCGGACGAGAACATGCGCACCGCCGAACTCGTCGCCATCCAGCGCATGGTCAACCACATGCCGGTTTTCGCAGGCTACGACCTCGACCGCATCCGCCGCATCAGCCAGATCGTCTTCGACCTGTTCGAGGAAGAAGACGGCCTCGACGCCCTCTTCGGCCTGATCCGCGATGCCCTGCCCGAACGCCTGAACGAGACCGCCTATGCGCTCGCCTGCGACGTGGTCACCGCCGATGGCAAGCACAACGAGGTCGAACTTCGCATGCTCGAAGAGGTGCGCGAGGAACTGAGCATCGACCGCCTGCACGCCGCAGCCATCGAATGGGGCGCCCGCGTGCGGCACATGACCCCCTGA
- a CDS encoding lysine--tRNA ligase has protein sequence MSALRDAAMKSKAWPFEEARAILKRYEKKAPEKGYVLFETGYGPSGLPHIGTFGEVARTTMIRRAFEIVSDIPTRLICFSDDVDGMRKVPENVPQQDMLRQHMQKPLTSVPDPYGEYDSFGAHNNAMLRRFLDTFGFAYEFISATEFYKSGQFDDTLRLAAERYDAIMAIMLASLRDERQKTYSAFLPIHPVTGRVLYVPMKEVNAKDGTITFDDEDGREWTLPVTGGNVKLQWKPDFGARWAALGVDFEMYGKDHSTNTPIYDGICEVLGGRKPNHMTYELFLDDQGQKISKSKGNGLTIDEWLTYAATESLSYFMYQKPKTAKRMHFDVIPRAVDEYHQQLRAYGAQDVDAQVNNPVWHIHGGNPPASKMVVPFSMLLNLASVAGAKDAKGLWGFIRRYAPDASPEGNPDLDAAAGFAVRYFADKIAPTRTFRLPTDMERAAMDDLRARLAAWDGGLDDEALQSMVFAVGKEHGFEPLRDWFKALYEVLLGASDGPRFGGFVALYGVDETVALMDRALRGELVA, from the coding sequence ATGTCTGCTTTGCGCGATGCTGCGATGAAATCGAAAGCCTGGCCCTTTGAAGAGGCCCGCGCCATCCTGAAACGCTACGAGAAGAAGGCGCCGGAAAAGGGATATGTGCTGTTCGAAACCGGCTATGGCCCGTCAGGCCTGCCGCATATCGGAACCTTTGGCGAGGTGGCGCGCACGACAATGATCCGCCGCGCCTTCGAGATTGTCAGCGACATCCCGACGCGGCTGATCTGCTTTTCCGACGATGTGGACGGAATGCGCAAGGTGCCCGAAAACGTGCCGCAGCAGGACATGTTGCGCCAGCATATGCAAAAGCCGCTGACCAGCGTGCCGGACCCTTATGGCGAGTATGACAGTTTCGGCGCGCATAACAACGCCATGCTGCGGCGTTTCCTCGACACTTTCGGGTTCGCATATGAATTCATTTCCGCGACCGAGTTTTACAAATCGGGACAGTTCGACGATACGTTGCGGCTGGCCGCCGAACGCTATGACGCGATCATGGCGATCATGTTGGCGTCGTTGCGGGACGAGCGGCAGAAGACCTATTCTGCCTTTCTGCCGATTCATCCGGTGACTGGGCGTGTGCTTTACGTGCCGATGAAAGAGGTGAACGCCAAGGATGGCACGATCACCTTTGACGACGAGGATGGCCGCGAATGGACGTTGCCGGTCACGGGCGGCAATGTGAAGCTGCAATGGAAGCCCGATTTCGGCGCGCGCTGGGCGGCGCTGGGTGTCGACTTCGAGATGTATGGCAAGGACCATTCCACCAACACCCCGATCTATGACGGGATTTGCGAAGTGCTGGGCGGGCGCAAGCCGAACCACATGACTTATGAGCTGTTCCTGGACGATCAGGGGCAGAAGATCAGCAAGTCCAAGGGCAACGGGCTGACCATCGACGAATGGCTGACCTATGCCGCGACCGAAAGCCTGTCGTATTTCATGTATCAAAAGCCCAAGACGGCGAAGCGGATGCATTTCGACGTGATCCCGCGGGCGGTGGACGAATATCACCAGCAATTGCGGGCTTACGGGGCGCAGGATGTCGACGCGCAGGTCAACAACCCGGTCTGGCATATCCACGGTGGCAACCCGCCCGCGTCGAAGATGGTGGTGCCGTTCTCGATGCTGCTCAATCTGGCGTCTGTGGCGGGGGCCAAGGATGCCAAGGGGCTGTGGGGCTTTATCCGGCGCTATGCGCCCGATGCCTCGCCCGAGGGCAACCCCGACCTCGACGCGGCGGCGGGCTTTGCGGTGCGTTATTTCGCCGACAAGATCGCGCCTACGCGGACGTTCCGCCTGCCGACCGATATGGAGCGGGCGGCGATGGATGACCTGCGCGCGCGGCTGGCGGCGTGGGACGGGGGCTTGGACGACGAGGCCTTGCAGTCGATGGTCTTTGCGGTGGGCAAGGAGCACGGGTTCGAGCCGCTGCGCGACTGGTTCAAGGCGCTTTACGAAGTTCTGCTGGGTGCATCGGACGGGCCTCGTTTCGGCGGGTTCGTGGCGCTTTACGGCGTGGACGAGACGGTTGCGCTGATGGATCGGGCCTTGCGCGGCGAATTGGTGGCCTGA
- a CDS encoding glycosyl hydrolase family 28-related protein, with translation MNKAITDGLVLMPPAFAAGLNLWSREEGMPGQGSWAAQPNAAFVPADQDFGGCLELQKTTTTQKLRSFQRIPFLPGMYLRVTARVKCVAGNFPQVRIAGFAEAANGTNVTSAVQVGPSVALTAYGSVVTVQAIIGSGNRGGVDMVWGTAPAFGHFGIDLTGPSGGVVRIDDIVVEDVTEVFLRNLLDWVDVRDYGARGDGVTDDTAAFAAADAAANGRSVMVSEGNYAIAGNLTFNNAVRFQGRLVMPAASRLICTRNYDLDTYAAAFGSELAGFRKALQALFYFSDHVTLDLSGRRVDLVEPLDVAAIAGLTSLTQRRVLMNGQLNAVAGAAWDTAVSTSVATYAVTAPTRLTGVQNVANIPVGARVSGTGVGREVYVSGRNVGAGTLELSQPLFAAAGTRTFTFERYRYLLDFSGFQNLTRFEIREIEFNGNGEASCLMLPMVGLANRIENAVFNRPKDRGITSIGSGCQGMMVDTCQFLSNEQPLPAQNRTTIAMNVNANDTKIRDNRVVRFATFAVMAGAGHMFIGNHFFQGDDQTDGTRRAGVVLTSPNVKTLFSGNYVDNCFIEWSNEHEAVPALVSSGFSFGGLTISGNIFTVNDVAASFRWLVVTPRGAGHFINGLTITDNAFRTVNGGIDRVDRMDTTFASLDTGRYRNIVFEANAYNGVAQITMSPLEIEHTQTTAADTWVVEGGGFFPFGGRARNVTGIVAEGAVTNASNVAQYAMPFTLTEQGAANTQVHLRWPVAVRGKVNVTIRCDNPT, from the coding sequence ATGAACAAGGCGATTACCGACGGGCTGGTCTTGATGCCGCCTGCGTTTGCAGCGGGCTTGAACCTTTGGTCGCGTGAGGAGGGGATGCCGGGGCAGGGCAGTTGGGCTGCACAGCCCAACGCGGCTTTCGTGCCCGCCGATCAGGATTTCGGCGGCTGTCTGGAACTGCAAAAGACCACGACGACGCAGAAGCTGCGCTCGTTCCAGCGCATTCCCTTTCTGCCCGGCATGTATCTGCGGGTGACTGCGCGGGTGAAATGCGTGGCAGGAAACTTTCCGCAGGTCCGCATCGCCGGTTTTGCCGAAGCCGCGAACGGGACCAACGTGACAAGTGCTGTGCAGGTCGGGCCTTCGGTGGCGCTGACCGCCTATGGCTCGGTGGTGACGGTGCAGGCGATCATCGGGTCGGGTAACCGGGGCGGGGTGGACATGGTCTGGGGCACGGCCCCGGCATTCGGCCATTTCGGGATTGATCTGACCGGGCCTTCGGGCGGAGTGGTGCGGATCGATGATATCGTGGTCGAGGATGTGACCGAGGTTTTCCTGCGTAATCTGCTCGACTGGGTCGATGTGCGCGATTACGGCGCGCGGGGCGACGGGGTGACCGACGACACGGCGGCTTTCGCGGCGGCGGATGCGGCGGCGAACGGGCGGTCGGTGATGGTGTCGGAGGGCAATTACGCGATTGCGGGCAACCTGACCTTCAACAACGCGGTGCGCTTTCAGGGCCGGTTGGTGATGCCTGCCGCTTCGCGGCTGATCTGCACGCGGAATTACGATCTCGACACCTATGCGGCGGCCTTCGGGTCGGAGCTTGCGGGGTTCAGGAAGGCGTTGCAGGCGCTGTTCTATTTCTCGGACCATGTGACGCTGGATCTGTCGGGGCGGCGCGTCGATCTGGTCGAGCCGCTGGATGTGGCGGCCATCGCGGGGCTGACCAGCCTGACGCAGCGGCGCGTGCTGATGAACGGGCAGTTGAACGCCGTGGCGGGGGCGGCCTGGGATACGGCGGTGTCGACATCGGTCGCGACCTATGCCGTCACGGCGCCCACGCGGCTGACGGGGGTGCAGAATGTGGCCAATATTCCGGTCGGTGCGCGGGTCAGCGGCACGGGCGTGGGGCGCGAGGTTTACGTTTCGGGCAGGAACGTGGGGGCGGGGACGCTGGAGTTGAGCCAGCCGCTTTTTGCCGCCGCTGGCACGCGGACGTTCACCTTTGAACGCTATCGCTACCTGCTCGACTTCAGCGGGTTCCAGAACCTGACGCGCTTTGAAATCCGCGAGATCGAGTTCAACGGCAATGGCGAGGCCTCGTGCCTGATGCTGCCGATGGTGGGGCTGGCGAACCGGATCGAGAATGCGGTGTTCAACCGGCCCAAGGACCGCGGGATCACCTCGATCGGGTCGGGATGTCAGGGGATGATGGTCGACACCTGCCAGTTCCTGTCGAACGAGCAGCCCTTGCCCGCGCAGAACCGCACCACGATTGCGATGAACGTGAATGCCAACGACACCAAGATACGCGACAACCGCGTGGTGCGCTTTGCCACCTTTGCCGTAATGGCGGGGGCGGGGCACATGTTCATCGGCAACCACTTCTTCCAGGGCGACGACCAGACCGACGGCACGCGGCGGGCGGGGGTGGTGCTGACCTCGCCCAACGTCAAGACGCTGTTCAGCGGCAATTACGTCGACAATTGCTTCATCGAATGGTCGAACGAGCATGAAGCGGTGCCTGCGCTGGTGTCTTCGGGCTTTTCTTTCGGCGGGCTGACGATCAGCGGCAACATCTTTACGGTGAACGATGTGGCGGCGTCGTTCCGCTGGCTGGTGGTCACGCCGCGCGGGGCGGGGCATTTCATCAACGGGCTGACCATAACCGACAATGCGTTCCGCACGGTGAATGGCGGGATCGACCGTGTGGACCGGATGGATACAACCTTTGCGTCGCTCGATACCGGGCGGTATCGCAACATCGTGTTCGAGGCCAATGCCTATAACGGTGTGGCGCAGATTACCATGTCGCCGCTGGAAATCGAACATACCCAGACCACGGCGGCGGATACCTGGGTTGTCGAGGGCGGGGGGTTCTTTCCCTTTGGCGGGCGGGCGCGGAATGTCACGGGAATCGTGGCCGAAGGGGCTGTGACCAATGCGTCGAACGTGGCGCAATATGCGATGCCCTTTACGCTGACCGAGCAGGGGGCCGCGAATACGCAGGTGCATTTGCGCTGGCCTGTCGCGGTGCGGGGCAAGGTGAATGTGACCATCCGCTGCGACAACCCCACCTGA
- a CDS encoding DUF4864 domain-containing protein — protein sequence MRTLALRLAFLVCAVFGLMLPAAAQESPMQQTILNQLDAFKADDFERAFTYASPTIKGIFMTPQAFGAMVTQGYPMVHRPGEVKMLGSRDVAGRLWQKVMITDQGGRTHMLEYQMIDTPDGWQINAVQLLPEPGVGA from the coding sequence ATGCGAACCCTTGCCTTGCGACTTGCCTTTCTGGTCTGCGCTGTCTTCGGCCTGATGCTGCCTGCGGCGGCGCAGGAAAGCCCGATGCAGCAGACGATCCTGAACCAGCTCGACGCCTTCAAGGCGGATGATTTCGAGCGGGCCTTCACCTATGCCTCGCCCACGATCAAGGGCATTTTCATGACGCCGCAGGCTTTTGGCGCGATGGTGACCCAAGGTTATCCGATGGTGCACCGGCCGGGCGAGGTGAAGATGCTCGGGTCGCGCGATGTGGCGGGGCGGCTGTGGCAGAAGGTGATGATCACCGATCAGGGCGGGCGGACGCATATGCTGGAATACCAGATGATTGACACGCCCGATGGCTGGCAGATCAACGCCGTCCAACTGCTGCCCGAACCGGGGGTCGGGGCCTGA